Proteins encoded by one window of Aphis gossypii isolate Hap1 chromosome X, ASM2018417v2, whole genome shotgun sequence:
- the LOC126552844 gene encoding uncharacterized protein LOC126552844 isoform X1 → MSTFVVLVITVIISIGAGADLQTDKDMLEVTPQIQDGCPPLESAEYQVTVMSSISLVINGCAYINYNSSNVMRQSYSLWFDRVQHGGQCSRDQAHNLGMEHLSFYCLKKSPVLPENTNKGRMYLRLYDETSNKTGKPYQKCAMYETVNGDATTFKIAISGHTSCDGLLHMLSPSLLQMIPQFNKGSVLLLFNKTKLDVLTTPPLVDMTTTESIESIAKRYERRGYILQNFGNRPNPFRKTRRSVVQDSNKSTKVMHLFNKTKLDVLTTPPLVDMTTTESIESIAKRYERRGYILQNFGNRPNPFRKTRRSVVQDSNKSTEMAATMDKNKSRPLSMEFMQRLLQIQLRHKRSLNTTINSYSDITGYSWIQG, encoded by the exons ATGTCGACGTTTGTGGTACTCGTAATAACTGTCATCATTAGTATCGGTGCCGGAGCTGACTTGCAAACGGATAAGGATATGCTAGAAG TCACTCCACAAATTCAAGATGGATGTCCGCCGCTCGAATCCGCAGAATATCAAGTAACCGTGATGAGTTCTATTTCGTTGGTGATCAATGGTTGTGCCTATATCAACTACAATTCTAGTAACGTAATGAGGCAATCGTACAGCTTGTGGTTTGATAGAGTACAACATGGCGGGCAATGTAGTCGTGATCagg CGCATAATTTAGGTATGGAACACTTAAGTTTTTACTGTCTGAAAAAATCACCCGTGCTGCCAGAAAACACCAATAAGGGGCGTATGTACTTAAGGCTATACGATGAAACCTCAAACAAAACGGGAAAACCTTATCAAAAATGTGCA ATGTACGAGACAGTTAACGGAGATGCCACTACATTTAAAATAGCTATTAGCGGGCATACTTCGTGTGATGGCCTGTTACACATGCTTTCTCCCTCACTTCTGCAAATGATCCCCCAGTTTAATAAGGGCTCTGTATTGCTGCTGTTTAACAAGACTAAACTCGACGTGTTAACAACACCGCCGTTGGTTGATATGACAACCACCGAGTCCATAGAATCGATAGCTAAGCGGTATGAGAGACGGGGATACATTTTACAGAATTTCGGAAATCGGCCCAACCCCTTCAGGAAGACCAGGAGATCAGTGGTTCAAGACAGTAACAAGAG tacCAAAGTTATGCATCTATTTAACAAGACTAAACTCGACGTGTTAACAACACCGCCGTTGGTTGATATGACAACCACCGAGTCCATAGAATCGATAGCTAAGCGGTATGAGAGACGGGGATACATTTTACAGAATTTCGGAAATCGGCCCAACCCCTTCAGGAAGACCAGGAGATCAGTGGTTCAAGACAGTAACAAGAG TACCGAAATGGCTGCTACCATGGACAAGAATAAATCACGTCCACTGTCAATGGAGTTCATGCAACGGCTCTTGCAAATCCAGTTAAGACATAAGCGCTCgttaaatacaacaataaattcatattcagATATTACAGGTTATAGTTGGATTCAAGGTTAA
- the LOC126552844 gene encoding uncharacterized protein LOC126552844 isoform X2, with amino-acid sequence MSTFVVLVITVIISIGAGADLQTDKDMLEVTPQIQDGCPPLESAEYQVTVMSSISLVINGCAYINYNSSNVMRQSYSLWFDRVQHGGQCSRDQAHNLGMEHLSFYCLKKSPVLPENTNKGRMYLRLYDETSNKTGKPYQKCAMYETVNGDATTFKIAISGHTSCDGLLHMLSPSLLQMIPQFNKGSVLLLFNKTKLDVLTTPPLVDMTTTESIESIAKRYERRGYILQNFGNRPNPFRKTRRSVVQDSNKSTEMAATMDKNKSRPLSMEFMQRLLQIQLRHKRSLNTTINSYSDITGYSWIQG; translated from the exons ATGTCGACGTTTGTGGTACTCGTAATAACTGTCATCATTAGTATCGGTGCCGGAGCTGACTTGCAAACGGATAAGGATATGCTAGAAG TCACTCCACAAATTCAAGATGGATGTCCGCCGCTCGAATCCGCAGAATATCAAGTAACCGTGATGAGTTCTATTTCGTTGGTGATCAATGGTTGTGCCTATATCAACTACAATTCTAGTAACGTAATGAGGCAATCGTACAGCTTGTGGTTTGATAGAGTACAACATGGCGGGCAATGTAGTCGTGATCagg CGCATAATTTAGGTATGGAACACTTAAGTTTTTACTGTCTGAAAAAATCACCCGTGCTGCCAGAAAACACCAATAAGGGGCGTATGTACTTAAGGCTATACGATGAAACCTCAAACAAAACGGGAAAACCTTATCAAAAATGTGCA ATGTACGAGACAGTTAACGGAGATGCCACTACATTTAAAATAGCTATTAGCGGGCATACTTCGTGTGATGGCCTGTTACACATGCTTTCTCCCTCACTTCTGCAAATGATCCCCCAGTTTAATAAGGGCTCTGTATTGCTGCTGTTTAACAAGACTAAACTCGACGTGTTAACAACACCGCCGTTGGTTGATATGACAACCACCGAGTCCATAGAATCGATAGCTAAGCGGTATGAGAGACGGGGATACATTTTACAGAATTTCGGAAATCGGCCCAACCCCTTCAGGAAGACCAGGAGATCAGTGGTTCAAGACAGTAACAAGAG TACCGAAATGGCTGCTACCATGGACAAGAATAAATCACGTCCACTGTCAATGGAGTTCATGCAACGGCTCTTGCAAATCCAGTTAAGACATAAGCGCTCgttaaatacaacaataaattcatattcagATATTACAGGTTATAGTTGGATTCAAGGTTAA
- the LOC126552845 gene encoding uncharacterized protein LOC126552845 — protein MLGVDTKQTKIEKLKLRKEKQQSVLEPVHYSSLSDYSNSCCGINLLESPNRFIPSTSGIQDKILPESGPTKTKRARKEIISPRLSAVFDKCKISNRDCVHILTAVLDAISVDPN, from the exons ATGCTTGGAGTTGATacgaaacaaacaaaaattgaaaaattgaaattgcgTAAAGAGAAACAACAGTCAGTCCTTGAACCAG tacacTATTCATCTTTGTCCGACTATTCGAACTCTTGTTGTGGTATCAATTTGCTAGAATCACCAAATCGTTTTATTCCTAGTACATCGGGTATCCAAGATAAAATTTTACCTGAATCTGGgccaacaaaaacaaaaagagCTAGAAAAGAAATCATATCTCCACGATTATCAGCTGTTTTTGATAAGTGTAAAATAAGTAACAGGGATTGTGTCCATATATTAACTGCAGTTTTAGATGCAATATCGGTAGATCCAAATTAA
- the LOC126552475 gene encoding uncharacterized protein LOC126552475 has protein sequence MIVKFIIMVSFRMANKFKYSEEQMRWALEDVTSKLLSLNKASVKYNIPKSTLSMKLSGKTPLIRKMGPCSFLSDEVENRIKAWILNNATLGFPLKEEDVKDSVQKVIKNFPRTTPFKDFRPGEKWMKLFLKRNSEITKRNTEVISKARAAVTEEKIRDWFQELDNFLINEGCRDVLDDPSRIFNCDETGLQTCPKSGRVLGPRHIKDFYEIAQGHEKECITVLCTYSADGTVPPLMVVYPYKRIPTSLMTTFPNNWMIGRSDSGWMVSGTFFEFISNGFFTWLVNNKVKFPVILFVDGHKSHLSLELADFCAQNQIIIYCLPPNSTYIMQPCDVAIFKPLKASWKNVVAKNKRSEAFDSVQTSSIVNGFRKCGLYPFNPNAVDFSKCISYRRNILFPTTNNDSSLQIPVKTSSEEYKAALKVFESYIGRANTEIFEKKLQDPLLEAEKSPSLFDFWVKTKKKY, from the exons atgatagtcaaatttataattatggttTCTTTCAGAAtggctaataaatttaaatactctgAAGAACAAATGCGATGGGCTTTGGAAGATGTaacttctaaattattatctttaaataaagcttcagttaaatataacatacccAAATCAACTTTATCTATGAAATTATCAGGAAAGACTcctttaattagaaaaatggGCCCTTGTTCGTTTTTGAGTGATGAAGTAGAAAACCGAATAAAAGCttggattttaaataatgctaCACTTGGTTTTCCTTTAAAAGAAGAAGACGTTAAAGACTCTGTTCAAAAAGTGATCAAAAATTTTCCCAGGACTACACCGTTCAAAGATTTCAGACCTGGAGAAAAGtggatgaaattatttttaaaaagaaactcAGAAATTACCAAAAGAAACACTGAAGTAATTTCCAAAGCTCGGGCAGCAGTAACTGAAGAAAAAATTCGGGATTGGTTTCAAGAGTtagataattttcttataaacgAAGGTTGTCGGGATGTCTTAGATGATCCAAGTAGGATATTCAATTGTGACGAAACCGGTTTGCAAACTTGTCCTAAATCTGGCAGAGTATTAGGTCCAAGGCATATTAAGGACTTTTATGAAATCGCACAAGGACACGAAAAAGAATGCATAAccgtattatgtacttattctGCAGATGGTACTGTTCCACCACTTATGGTAGTTTACCCATACAAGAGAATCCCCACTTCATTAATGACAACATTTCCTAATAATTGGATGATTGGAAGGTCAGATTCTGGATGGATGGTCAGTGgtactttttttgaatttatttcaaatggtTTCTTTACATGGTTAGTtaacaataaagtaaaatttccTGTGATACTATTTGTTGATGGCCACAAAAGCCATTTAAGTCTGGAATTGGCAGATTTTTGTGCTCAAAAtcagattattatatattgtcttCCTCCAaatagtacatatataatgcAACCATGTGATGTAGCCATTTTTAAGCCTCTAAAAGCAAGCTGGAAAAATGTtgttgcaaaaaataaaaggtcTG AAGCGTTTGACTCTGTACAAACAAGTTCAATTGTGAATGGTTTTAGAAAGTGTGGATTATATCCTTTTAACCCCAATGCCGTTGATTTTTCCAAATGTATTTCATATCGAAGAAATATACTGTTTCCAACTACAAATAATGATTCGAGCTTACAAATTCCTGTTAAAACTTCATCAGAAGAATATAAAGCTGCATTAAAAGTGTTTGAAAGTTATATTGGGAGAgcaaatactgaaatatttgaaaaaaaattgcaagacCCTCTTCTTGAAGCTGAAAAATCGCCATCCTTATTTGATTTTTgggttaaaactaaaaaaaaatactga
- the LOC126552172 gene encoding uncharacterized protein LOC126552172 gives MFETVNKIDMFETVNETDMFETVNETDMFETVNETDMFETDETENNMNETVLCDIEIEPKNIIDCRVKKTDNVISEGVIEVNIVDKCPNETIQKAVTVNKSNLSPATIEESRSKHLFWPKPDTKKKQNRSHVKLPFAVTAITWREYHASKEQEKLKKEEELTQKRKRKEGIKKEKGLKVVKKNHKKTGTKKIKK, from the coding sequence ATGTTTGAAACTGTGAATAAGATTGATATGTTTGAAACTGTGAATGAGACTGATATGTTTGAAACTGTGAATGAGACTGATATGTTTGAAACTGTGAATGAGACTGATATGTTTGAAACTGATGagactgaaaataatatgaatgaaactgtattatgtgatattgaaatagaacctaaaaatataatagattgtAGAGTTAAAAAGACTGATAATGTAATAAGTGAGGGAGTTATAGAAGTTAATATAGTTGATAAGTGTCCAAATGAAACCATTCAAAAAGCAGTAActgtaaataaatctaatttaagtCCTGCAACAATTGAAGAATCACGGAGCAAACATTTGTTTTGGCCAAAGCCTGAcacaaaaaagaaacaaaatagaAGTCATGTAAAATTACCATTTGCTGTTACAGCAATTACGTGGAGGGAATATCATGCCAGTAAAGAacaagaaaaactaaaaaaagaagaagaattAACACAAAAACGAAAACGTAAAGAgggaataaaaaaagaaaaaggtcTTAAAGTTGTcaaaaaaaaccacaaaaaaacaggaaccaaaaaaatcaaaaagtga